The Sphingopyxis fribergensis genome contains a region encoding:
- a CDS encoding DUF423 domain-containing protein has protein sequence MIGVFAAISAAIAVAAGAFGAHGASGPQEAEWLRTGGLYQLIHAVAAIAIMGVARGPAIMLLVGAALFAVTLYAMALGAPRWLGAVTPIGGGLLIIGWLWAGWLYWRT, from the coding sequence CGGCGATTTCGGCGGCGATTGCGGTCGCAGCAGGCGCGTTTGGCGCGCATGGCGCGTCGGGGCCACAAGAAGCCGAATGGCTGCGGACGGGCGGGCTATACCAGTTAATCCACGCGGTCGCGGCGATCGCGATCATGGGCGTCGCGCGCGGGCCGGCGATCATGCTGCTCGTCGGCGCCGCGCTGTTCGCCGTCACGCTTTATGCGATGGCGCTCGGCGCGCCGCGGTGGCTTGGCGCGGTGACGCCGATTGGCGGCGGTCTGCTAATCATCGGCTGGCTGTGGGCCGGCTGGCTTTACTGGCGCACTTAA
- a CDS encoding potassium channel family protein, with product MSKRPASKLKLQYRFQPLRRASKWPVWADVGARLSLAFFLIGIVVLVHWIDRDGLIDHHDGHISFLDVVYFTMISVTTTGFGDIAPISNRSRLIEAVIVTPIRIAVLFIFVGTAYNFVLKRTWEKWRMARIQAKLTNHIVVLGFGISGSEAVRELIARGTDPSCIVVIDQSVSRIEEAEAIGCNVLQGDASNDDTLIDVQIARAQSVLVSAGRDDTSILMVLTVRHLSPKVPISVVIRAQDNELLARQAGANNVINPVSFTGLLLAGSAQGAHVADYMADLASIGGRVQLRERAVAGEEIGRSIDQLASGGRGLRIYRGGKPYGFWETEAQRLEPGDQVVEVIRCEECEASVPGG from the coding sequence ATGAGCAAACGCCCGGCGTCGAAGCTCAAGCTGCAGTATCGGTTCCAGCCGCTGCGCCGCGCCAGCAAATGGCCGGTGTGGGCCGACGTCGGCGCGCGGCTTTCGCTTGCCTTTTTCCTCATCGGTATCGTCGTTCTGGTCCACTGGATCGATCGCGACGGCTTGATCGACCATCATGACGGCCACATCAGCTTTCTCGATGTCGTCTATTTCACGATGATCTCGGTTACGACGACGGGGTTCGGCGACATCGCGCCGATTTCGAACCGATCGCGGCTAATTGAAGCGGTCATCGTCACCCCGATCCGCATCGCGGTGCTCTTCATTTTCGTCGGCACTGCCTATAATTTCGTCCTCAAACGCACATGGGAAAAATGGCGCATGGCCCGCATCCAGGCAAAGCTCACCAACCATATCGTTGTCCTCGGCTTCGGCATCAGCGGCAGCGAAGCGGTCCGCGAACTGATCGCGCGGGGCACCGACCCAAGCTGCATCGTTGTCATCGACCAGTCGGTATCGCGGATTGAAGAGGCAGAGGCGATTGGTTGCAACGTGCTGCAAGGCGACGCATCGAACGACGACACGCTGATCGACGTCCAGATCGCGCGCGCGCAATCCGTCCTGGTGTCGGCCGGGCGCGACGACACCTCAATCCTCATGGTCCTGACCGTCCGCCACCTGTCGCCCAAAGTGCCGATCAGCGTCGTCATCCGCGCGCAGGATAACGAGCTGCTCGCGCGGCAGGCGGGGGCGAATAATGTCATCAACCCGGTCAGCTTCACCGGCCTGCTGCTCGCAGGATCGGCGCAGGGCGCGCATGTCGCCGACTATATGGCCGACCTTGCCAGCATCGGCGGCCGTGTCCAGCTGCGCGAACGCGCGGTCGCCGGCGAGGAAATCGGTCGCAGCATCGATCAGCTCGCGAGCGGCGGGCGTGGGCTGCGCATCTATCGCGGTGGCAAGCCCTATGGCTTTTGGGAAACCGAAGCGCAGCGGCTCGAACCGGGCGATCAGGTTGTCGAGGTTATCCGCTGCGAAGAGTGTGAGGCGAGCGTTCCGGGCGGTTAA